A window from Mycobacterium saskatchewanense encodes these proteins:
- the sdhA gene encoding succinate dehydrogenase flavoprotein subunit, whose amino-acid sequence MIQQHRYDVVIVGAGGAGMRAAVEAGPRVRTAVLTKLYPTRSHTGAAQGGMCAALANVEDDNWEWHTFDTVKGGDYLADQDAVEIMCKEAIDAVLDLEKMGMPFNRTPEGRIDQRRFGGHTRDHGKAPVRRACYAADRTGHMILQTLYQNCVKHDVQFFNEFYALDLVLTQTPSGPVATGVVAYELATGEIHVFHAKAVVLATGGSGRMYKTTSNAHTLTGDGIGIVFRKGLPLEDMEFHQFHPTGLAGLGILISEAVRGEGGRLLNGEGERFMERYAPTIVDLAPRDIVARSMVLEVLEGRGAGPHKDYVYIDVRHLGEDVLESKLPDITEFARTYLGVDPVHELVPVYPTCHYVMGGIPTTVTGQVLRDNTSTVPGLYAAGECACVSVHGANRLGTNSLLDINVFGRRAGIAAAGFADGHDFVDMPPDPAAMVVGWVGDILSEHGNERVADIRGALQQSMDNNAAVFRTEETLKQALTDIHALKDRYSRITVHDKGKRYNSDLLEAIELGFLLELAEVTVVGALNRKESRGGHAREDYPNRDDVNYMRHTMAYKQGTDLLSDIALDFKPVVQTRYEPKERKY is encoded by the coding sequence TTGATCCAGCAACACCGATACGACGTGGTGATCGTCGGCGCGGGCGGTGCCGGCATGCGGGCCGCCGTCGAGGCGGGGCCCCGGGTGCGGACAGCGGTGCTCACCAAGCTCTACCCCACCCGCAGCCACACCGGCGCCGCGCAGGGCGGTATGTGCGCGGCGCTGGCCAACGTCGAGGACGACAACTGGGAATGGCACACGTTCGACACCGTCAAGGGTGGCGACTACCTCGCCGACCAGGACGCCGTGGAGATCATGTGCAAGGAAGCGATCGACGCGGTGTTGGACCTGGAGAAGATGGGGATGCCGTTCAACCGGACCCCCGAAGGCCGCATCGACCAGCGCCGCTTCGGCGGGCACACGCGCGACCACGGCAAGGCTCCGGTGCGCCGCGCCTGCTACGCCGCCGACCGCACCGGCCACATGATCCTGCAGACCCTCTACCAGAACTGCGTCAAGCACGACGTGCAGTTCTTCAACGAGTTCTACGCGCTGGACCTGGTTTTGACGCAGACCCCGAGTGGCCCGGTGGCCACCGGCGTGGTGGCCTACGAACTGGCCACCGGCGAGATCCACGTGTTCCACGCCAAGGCCGTCGTGCTCGCCACCGGCGGTTCGGGCCGCATGTACAAGACGACGTCCAACGCCCACACGCTGACCGGCGACGGCATCGGCATCGTGTTCCGCAAGGGACTCCCGTTGGAGGACATGGAGTTTCACCAGTTCCACCCGACCGGGCTGGCCGGCCTGGGCATCCTGATCTCCGAGGCCGTACGCGGCGAGGGCGGCCGGCTGCTCAACGGCGAGGGCGAGCGCTTCATGGAGCGCTACGCGCCGACGATCGTCGACCTGGCACCGCGCGACATCGTCGCCCGCTCAATGGTTTTGGAAGTTTTGGAGGGCCGCGGCGCCGGCCCGCACAAGGACTACGTCTACATCGACGTCCGCCACCTGGGCGAGGATGTGCTGGAGTCCAAGCTGCCCGACATCACCGAGTTCGCCCGCACCTACCTGGGTGTGGACCCGGTGCACGAGCTGGTCCCGGTCTACCCGACCTGCCACTACGTGATGGGCGGCATCCCGACCACCGTGACGGGACAGGTGTTGCGGGACAACACCTCCACCGTGCCGGGCCTCTACGCGGCCGGCGAGTGCGCGTGCGTGTCGGTGCACGGCGCCAACCGGCTGGGCACCAACTCCCTGCTGGACATCAACGTCTTCGGCCGCCGCGCCGGCATCGCCGCCGCCGGCTTCGCCGACGGGCACGACTTCGTCGACATGCCGCCGGACCCGGCGGCCATGGTGGTCGGCTGGGTGGGCGACATCCTCTCCGAGCACGGCAACGAGCGCGTCGCCGATATCCGCGGCGCGCTGCAGCAGTCGATGGACAACAACGCCGCCGTCTTCCGAACCGAGGAGACGCTGAAACAGGCGCTGACCGACATCCACGCGCTCAAGGACCGCTATTCCCGGATCACCGTGCACGACAAGGGAAAGCGATACAACAGCGACCTGCTGGAGGCGATCGAACTCGGCTTCCTGCTGGAGCTGGCCGAGGTCACCGTGGTGGGCGCGCTGAACCGCAAGGAGTCCCGGGGCGGGCACGCGCGCGAGGACTACCCGAACCGCGACGACGTCAACTACATGCGCCACACCATGGCATACAAGCAGGGCACCGACCTGCTCAGCGACATCGCGCTGGACTTCAAGCCCGTCGTGCAGACCCGCTACGAACCGAAGGAACGGAAGTACTGA
- a CDS encoding succinate dehydrogenase hydrophobic membrane anchor subunit codes for MSSPDLQLGRGQTAPVRQRTHDRPASLDNPRSPRRRAGIPNFEKFAWLFMRFSGVALVALAIGHLFITLMWDNGVYRLDFNFVAQRWASPFWQFWDLALLWLAQLHGGNGLRTIIDDYSRKDVTRFWLNSILLLSMGFTLVLGTYVILTFDPNIS; via the coding sequence ATGAGCAGCCCCGACCTCCAGCTCGGACGCGGCCAGACGGCGCCGGTGCGGCAGCGCACCCACGACCGCCCCGCCAGCCTGGACAACCCGCGCTCCCCGCGCCGCCGCGCCGGCATCCCCAACTTCGAGAAGTTCGCCTGGCTGTTCATGCGGTTTTCCGGGGTCGCGCTGGTCGCCCTGGCGATCGGGCACCTGTTCATCACGCTGATGTGGGACAACGGCGTCTACCGCCTGGACTTCAACTTCGTGGCCCAGCGCTGGGCTTCGCCGTTCTGGCAGTTCTGGGACCTGGCGCTGCTGTGGCTGGCCCAGCTGCACGGCGGCAACGGCCTGCGCACCATCATCGATGACTACAGCCGCAAGGACGTCACCCGCTTCTGGCTCAACAGCATTCTGCTGCTGTCGATGGGCTTCACGCTGGTGCTGGGCACCTACGTGATCCTGACGTTCGACCCGAATATTTCCTGA
- the sdhC gene encoding succinate dehydrogenase, cytochrome b556 subunit — translation MWAWVLHRISGATIFFFLFVHVLDAAMLRVSPQTYNAVLADYKTPIVGLMEYGLVAAVLFHALNGIRVILIDFWSEGTRYQKLMLWIVAVVFLLLMVPAGVVTGIHMWEHFR, via the coding sequence ATGTGGGCCTGGGTGCTCCACCGCATCAGCGGCGCGACCATCTTCTTCTTCCTGTTCGTCCACGTGCTCGACGCGGCGATGCTGCGGGTGAGCCCGCAGACCTACAACGCGGTGCTGGCGGACTACAAGACGCCGATCGTCGGGCTGATGGAATACGGCCTGGTCGCGGCGGTGCTGTTCCACGCCCTGAACGGGATCCGGGTGATCCTGATCGACTTCTGGTCCGAGGGCACCCGCTACCAGAAGCTGATGCTGTGGATCGTCGCCGTCGTCTTCCTGCTGCTGATGGTCCCGGCGGGCGTGGTGACCGGCATCCACATGTGGGAGCACTTCCGATGA
- a CDS encoding cytidine deaminase — MPGIDWDQLRDKATRASAGAYAPYSRFRVGAAALVDDGRVVTGCNVENVSYGLGLCAECGVVCALHATGGGRLVALACVNAAGSALMPCGRCRQVLLEHGGPELLVDHPAGPRRLGDLLPDAFGPEDLV, encoded by the coding sequence ATGCCAGGAATTGACTGGGATCAGTTGCGGGACAAGGCAACTCGGGCATCGGCGGGCGCGTACGCGCCGTACTCGCGATTCCGGGTCGGCGCGGCCGCGCTGGTCGACGACGGCCGCGTTGTCACCGGGTGCAATGTGGAGAACGTCTCATATGGCCTTGGTCTCTGTGCCGAGTGCGGTGTGGTGTGCGCCCTACACGCGACGGGCGGTGGGCGGCTGGTCGCGCTGGCGTGTGTGAACGCGGCCGGGTCCGCGCTGATGCCCTGCGGACGGTGCCGCCAGGTGCTGCTGGAGCACGGCGGCCCCGAACTGCTGGTCGACCATCCGGCCGGGCCGCGGCGCCTCGGCGACCTGCTGCCCGACGCGTTCGGTCCCGAGGATCTGGTGTGA
- a CDS encoding thymidine phosphorylase has product MSLPFDAPTVIKTKRDGGRLSDAAIDWVIDAYTGGRVAEEQMAALLMAIVFRGMDRGELARWTAAMVASGPRLDFGDLPLPTVDKHSTGGVGDKITLPLVPVVAACGAAVPQASGRGLGHTGGTLDKLESIAGFTADLSSGRVREQLRGVGAAIFAAGELVPADAKLYALRDVTGTVESLPLIASSVMSKKLAEGTAALVLDVKVGSGALMASEAQCRDLAHTMVGLGAAYGVPTRALLTDMNCPLGKTVGNALEVAESLEVLSGGGPPDVVELTLRLAAEMLELAGIGDRDPADTLRDGSAMDRFRRLIAAQGGDLSVPLPIGAHTETVTAARGGTMGDIDAMAVGLAAWRLGAGRSRPGGAVQSGAGVRIHRQPGEPVAAGETLFTLYTDTPDRFAAAMAELAGGYSVGDTAPAGRPLIIDRIVK; this is encoded by the coding sequence GTGAGCCTCCCGTTCGACGCGCCGACGGTGATCAAGACCAAGCGCGACGGCGGCCGGTTGTCCGACGCCGCCATCGACTGGGTGATCGACGCCTACACCGGCGGCCGGGTCGCCGAGGAGCAGATGGCGGCCCTGCTGATGGCGATCGTCTTTCGCGGCATGGACCGCGGCGAGCTCGCGCGCTGGACGGCGGCGATGGTGGCGTCCGGCCCGCGCCTGGATTTCGGTGACCTGCCGCTGCCGACCGTGGACAAGCACTCCACCGGCGGGGTGGGGGACAAGATCACCCTGCCGCTGGTGCCCGTCGTCGCCGCGTGCGGTGCGGCGGTGCCACAGGCCTCGGGCCGCGGGCTCGGGCACACCGGCGGCACCCTGGACAAGCTGGAGTCCATCGCCGGATTCACGGCCGACCTGTCCAGCGGCCGGGTGCGCGAGCAGCTGCGCGGTGTGGGCGCGGCCATCTTCGCCGCCGGCGAGCTGGTCCCCGCCGACGCCAAGCTGTACGCACTGCGCGACGTCACGGGCACCGTCGAGTCGCTGCCGCTGATCGCCAGCTCGGTGATGAGCAAGAAGCTGGCCGAGGGGACGGCCGCGCTGGTGCTCGACGTCAAGGTGGGCTCGGGGGCGCTGATGGCCTCCGAGGCGCAATGCCGCGACCTGGCGCACACCATGGTCGGGTTGGGCGCGGCCTACGGCGTGCCGACCCGCGCGCTGCTGACCGACATGAACTGCCCGCTCGGGAAGACGGTGGGCAACGCGCTCGAGGTCGCGGAGTCGCTGGAGGTGCTGTCCGGCGGGGGCCCGCCCGACGTCGTCGAGCTGACGCTGCGGCTGGCCGCCGAGATGCTCGAGCTCGCCGGGATCGGCGACCGCGACCCCGCCGACACACTGCGTGACGGCTCCGCGATGGACCGATTCCGGCGACTGATCGCCGCCCAGGGCGGCGACTTGTCGGTCCCGTTGCCGATCGGTGCGCATACCGAGACCGTGACCGCGGCCCGGGGCGGCACAATGGGCGATATCGACGCGATGGCAGTGGGGCTGGCGGCTTGGCGGCTCGGCGCGGGACGATCCCGGCCGGGTGGCGCGGTGCAGTCGGGTGCGGGCGTGCGGATCCACCGCCAGCCGGGGGAGCCGGTCGCTGCCGGCGAGACGTTGTTCACCCTCTACACCGACACGCCGGACCGCTTCGCCGCCGCGATGGCCGAGCTGGCCGGCGGCTACAGCGTGGGCGACACCGCACCCGCGGGCCGTCCGCTGATCATCGATCGGATCGTCAAGTGA
- a CDS encoding adenosine deaminase yields the protein MTTPLTLDQITKAPKALLHDHLDGGLRPSTVVDIAGQIGYDGLPATDVDALAKWFRTRSHSGSLERYLEPFSHTVAVMQTADSLHRVAFECVEDLAADSVVYAEIRFAPELHIDRGLSFDEIVDAVLAGFADGEKACAAAGRTIVVRLLVTAMRHAAVSREIAELAIRWRDKGVVGFDIAGAEAGNPPTRHLDAFEYMRDNNARFTIHAGEAFGLPSIHEAIAFCGADRLGHGVRIVDDIDVLADGSVRLGRLAAILRDKRIPLELCPSSNVQTGAVKSIGDHPFDLLARTRFRVTVNTDNRLMSDTSMSLEMSRLVDAFGYGWSDLERFTINAMKSAFIPFDERLAIIDEVIKPRYAVLIG from the coding sequence GTGACCACACCCCTGACTCTCGACCAGATCACCAAGGCGCCCAAGGCCCTGCTGCACGACCACCTCGACGGGGGCCTGCGCCCGTCGACCGTGGTCGACATCGCGGGCCAGATCGGCTATGACGGGCTGCCCGCCACCGACGTCGACGCGCTGGCGAAGTGGTTCCGCACGCGGTCGCACAGCGGCTCGCTGGAGCGCTACCTGGAGCCCTTCTCGCACACGGTCGCCGTGATGCAGACGGCGGATTCGCTGCACCGCGTGGCGTTCGAGTGCGTGGAGGACCTGGCCGCCGACTCGGTGGTCTACGCCGAGATTCGGTTCGCCCCGGAGCTGCACATCGACCGCGGGCTGTCGTTCGACGAGATCGTCGACGCCGTGCTGGCGGGCTTCGCCGACGGCGAGAAGGCCTGCGCCGCAGCGGGACGGACGATCGTGGTGCGGCTGTTGGTCACCGCGATGCGGCACGCCGCGGTGTCCCGGGAGATCGCCGAGCTGGCGATCCGCTGGCGGGACAAGGGGGTGGTCGGGTTCGACATCGCCGGTGCCGAGGCCGGCAACCCCCCGACGCGCCACCTGGACGCGTTCGAGTACATGCGGGACAACAACGCGCGCTTCACGATTCACGCCGGGGAGGCGTTCGGACTGCCGTCGATCCATGAGGCGATCGCGTTCTGCGGGGCCGACCGGCTGGGCCACGGGGTGCGCATCGTCGACGACATCGACGTGCTCGCCGACGGGAGCGTCCGGCTGGGCCGTCTCGCAGCGATCCTGCGGGACAAGCGAATTCCGTTGGAGCTGTGCCCAAGCTCCAACGTGCAGACCGGCGCGGTGAAGAGCATCGGCGACCACCCCTTCGACCTGCTGGCGCGCACGCGGTTTCGGGTCACCGTGAACACCGACAACCGGCTGATGAGCGACACCTCGATGAGTCTCGAGATGTCGCGCCTGGTCGACGCTTTCGGCTACGGGTGGAGCGACCTGGAACGGTTCACCATCAACGCCATGAAGTCCGCGTTCATCCCGTTCGACGAGCGGCTGGCGATCATCGACGAGGTGATCAAGCCGCGCTACGCGGTATTGATCGGGTAA
- a CDS encoding GlsB/YeaQ/YmgE family stress response membrane protein, translating into MIGSIVLAIVVGAIIGLVARLVMPGKQNVGMLMTVAIGAVGGLIGSALASHFGYHNANGGIAWIPFFIGVGVAIVLIALYETLTGRRTGTRLPR; encoded by the coding sequence ATGATCGGATCGATAGTCCTCGCCATCGTTGTGGGCGCGATCATCGGTTTGGTGGCGCGTCTCGTCATGCCGGGTAAGCAGAACGTCGGCATGCTCATGACGGTGGCCATCGGCGCCGTCGGCGGCCTGATCGGCTCGGCGCTTGCGAGCCACTTCGGCTACCACAATGCCAACGGTGGAATCGCGTGGATTCCGTTCTTCATCGGAGTCGGCGTCGCCATCGTTCTCATCGCCCTCTACGAGACCCTGACGGGTCGTCGCACCGGCACCAGGCTGCCCCGCTAA
- a CDS encoding GntR family transcriptional regulator — translation MPSAKDRALEYVKTRVLTGALPGGELISEGDVAAALGMSRTPVREAFLRLEAEGLLRLYPQRGALVVPVSPDEVRAVIEARSVLEQFAVTKVAERGPAACAAVFERLSGELQRQRDAAAKSDWRRFVEADRAFHAVTLEESGNAILSGFYSSLRDRQMRMIGESSLREPSRVATILAEHRDIAEALRDGDLPRTQRAVQAHLASTVRAMGGALDRI, via the coding sequence ATGCCTTCCGCAAAGGACCGCGCGCTGGAGTACGTGAAGACCCGAGTCCTCACCGGCGCCCTGCCCGGCGGTGAGCTCATCAGCGAGGGCGACGTCGCCGCCGCGCTGGGAATGTCGCGTACGCCGGTGCGCGAGGCGTTTCTGCGGCTGGAGGCCGAGGGTCTGCTCCGGCTGTATCCGCAGCGCGGCGCCTTGGTCGTGCCGGTCTCGCCCGATGAGGTCCGCGCGGTGATCGAGGCCCGTTCGGTGTTGGAACAGTTCGCGGTCACCAAGGTTGCCGAACGCGGGCCCGCGGCCTGCGCCGCGGTGTTCGAGCGGTTGTCGGGTGAACTGCAGCGGCAGCGCGACGCGGCCGCGAAGTCGGACTGGCGGCGATTCGTGGAGGCCGACCGCGCCTTTCACGCCGTCACGCTCGAGGAGTCGGGAAACGCCATCCTGTCTGGCTTCTACTCGTCGCTGCGCGACCGGCAGATGCGGATGATCGGCGAGTCGTCGCTCCGCGAGCCCAGCCGGGTGGCGACCATCCTCGCCGAGCACCGCGACATCGCCGAGGCGCTGCGCGACGGCGACCTGCCCCGCACGCAGCGCGCCGTGCAGGCCCACCTCGCCAGCACGGTGCGCGCCATGGGCGGCGCGCTCGACCGGATTTGA
- a CDS encoding cupin translates to MTTSSPTNTVGTDHSAVPDLNPTVPAPMINVAEYGFEGRFEDWADDAQYFEYSKAANPIGSGHVPQVPVTRFDPETYLNEGTGVIPLDLSTELGMRTGAATSPALLANFVRIRPGEQVETSPNATSQLYYVLYGRGFAAVNGHLVQWEKGDFLTLPAGTHSVFYGAADTAMYWVHDEPLLRYLGAEATQPRFRATKFRRSDAVAKLEEIASRPGANEKSRVSVLLANANQEQTLTITHVLWAMFGVLPPNQVQRPHRHQSVALDLILDAPEHGCYTLLGTRLDERGDIVDPTRVDWQAGCAFTTPPGIWHAHYNETGQPAHLIPIQDAGLHTHLRSLDIKFTQRRDLVVG, encoded by the coding sequence ATGACCACCAGCTCACCCACGAACACCGTGGGCACGGATCACTCAGCGGTTCCCGACCTGAACCCGACCGTTCCCGCGCCGATGATCAACGTCGCCGAATACGGCTTCGAGGGCCGCTTCGAAGACTGGGCCGATGACGCTCAGTACTTCGAATACTCCAAGGCCGCCAACCCGATCGGCTCCGGGCACGTCCCGCAGGTGCCGGTTACCCGCTTTGACCCGGAGACCTACCTCAACGAGGGAACCGGCGTCATCCCGCTCGACCTGTCGACCGAGCTGGGCATGAGGACCGGCGCGGCCACCAGTCCGGCGCTGTTGGCCAACTTCGTGCGCATCCGCCCGGGTGAGCAGGTCGAGACCAGCCCGAACGCCACCTCGCAGCTGTACTACGTGCTGTACGGACGGGGCTTCGCGGCGGTCAACGGTCACCTGGTCCAGTGGGAGAAGGGTGACTTCCTGACGTTGCCCGCCGGCACCCACTCGGTGTTCTACGGCGCCGCGGACACGGCTATGTACTGGGTGCACGACGAGCCGCTGCTGCGTTATCTGGGTGCCGAGGCGACTCAGCCGCGGTTCCGTGCGACGAAGTTCCGCCGTTCGGATGCGGTGGCCAAGCTCGAGGAGATCGCCTCCCGTCCGGGCGCCAACGAGAAGAGCCGGGTCAGCGTGCTGCTGGCCAACGCCAACCAGGAGCAGACCCTGACCATCACCCACGTGTTGTGGGCGATGTTCGGTGTGCTGCCCCCCAACCAGGTGCAGCGCCCGCACCGCCATCAGTCGGTCGCCCTGGACCTGATCCTCGACGCCCCTGAACACGGCTGCTACACGTTGCTGGGCACCCGCCTCGACGAGCGCGGCGACATCGTCGACCCCACCCGGGTGGACTGGCAGGCCGGCTGCGCATTCACCACCCCTCCGGGCATCTGGCACGCGCATTACAACGAGACCGGCCAGCCCGCGCACCTGATACCCATTCAGGACGCCGGCCTGCACACCCACCTGCGCAGCCTCGACATCAAGTTCACGCAGCGCCGCGATCTGGTGGTCGGCTGA
- a CDS encoding VWA domain-containing protein, producing MKLPLLGPVSLTGFEHAWFFLFLLAVLLVVGGYVALLFTRRRRVLRFANMDVLERVAPARPSRWRHLPTVLLAASLVLLTTAMAGPTSDVRIPLNRAVVMLVIDVSESMAATDVAPDRLTAAKVAGKQFADELTPAINLGLVEFAANASLLVAPTTNRDAVKAAIDSLKPAPKTATGEGIFTAMQAIATVGSVMGGGDGPPPARIVLESDGAENVPLDPNAPQGAFTAARAAKAQGIQISTISFGTPYGTVEYQGATIPVPVDDQTLQKICEITDGQSFHADSLESLKQVYTTLQHQIGYETVKGDASLAWMLLGAVVLAGALLAGLLLNRRLPA from the coding sequence ATGAAGCTGCCTCTGCTGGGCCCCGTGTCGCTCACCGGCTTCGAGCACGCCTGGTTCTTCCTGTTCCTGCTCGCGGTGCTGCTGGTGGTGGGCGGCTACGTCGCCCTGCTCTTCACGCGCCGCCGGCGCGTGCTCCGGTTCGCCAACATGGACGTCCTGGAGCGCGTCGCGCCGGCGCGCCCGAGCCGCTGGCGCCACCTGCCGACGGTGCTGCTCGCCGCGTCGCTGGTCCTGCTGACCACGGCGATGGCCGGCCCGACGTCCGACGTCCGCATCCCCCTCAACCGCGCCGTCGTCATGCTGGTCATCGACGTCTCGGAATCCATGGCCGCCACCGACGTGGCGCCCGACCGGCTGACCGCCGCGAAGGTGGCCGGTAAGCAGTTCGCCGACGAGCTGACGCCGGCCATCAACCTGGGCCTGGTGGAATTCGCGGCCAACGCCTCGCTGCTGGTGGCGCCGACGACCAACCGCGACGCCGTCAAGGCCGCGATCGACAGCCTCAAGCCCGCGCCGAAGACCGCGACCGGCGAGGGCATCTTCACGGCGATGCAGGCGATCGCGACCGTCGGCTCGGTGATGGGCGGAGGCGACGGCCCGCCGCCGGCGCGGATCGTGCTGGAGTCCGACGGCGCCGAGAACGTGCCGCTGGACCCGAACGCGCCCCAGGGCGCCTTCACCGCGGCCCGGGCCGCCAAGGCGCAGGGCATCCAGATTTCGACGATCTCGTTCGGCACGCCCTACGGGACCGTGGAATACCAGGGAGCCACCATCCCCGTCCCCGTCGACGACCAGACGCTGCAGAAGATCTGCGAGATCACCGACGGCCAGTCGTTCCACGCCGACAGCCTGGAATCGCTCAAGCAGGTGTACACGACCCTGCAGCACCAGATCGGCTACGAGACCGTGAAGGGAGACGCCAGCCTCGCCTGGATGCTGCTGGGCGCGGTGGTGCTGGCCGGCGCCCTGCTGGCCGGCCTGCTCCTGAACCGCAGGCTGCCCGCCTGA
- a CDS encoding VWA domain-containing protein, with protein MSLPGIGALPLYGFQRPAMLLFALVPLVLLVLYVVVQARRRRRLQRFTDAQVPQSLWRHVPLAVSLLSLILLTIALATPTHDMRIPRNRAVIMLVIDMSQSMRATDVEPNRLKAAEQAASQFAGQLTPGINLGLVGFAGTPYLLVPPTPQHQATIDALKKLDFADSTATGEAIFTALHAIGASAITGGDHPPPARIVLLSDGGENRPSDPNDPHDGAYTAARLAKDQGVPISTISFGTKTGEIEMDRQRIAVPVSTDQMKTIARLSGGQAYTATNLSELEKDYDAIEREIGYRIVPGPGSAGWLRLGVIAALIAAALGLLINRRLPV; from the coding sequence GTGTCGCTTCCCGGCATCGGTGCCTTACCGCTGTACGGATTCCAGCGCCCGGCGATGCTGCTGTTCGCTCTGGTTCCGCTGGTTTTGCTGGTCCTCTATGTGGTCGTGCAGGCCCGCCGCCGGCGCCGGCTGCAGCGGTTCACCGACGCCCAGGTGCCGCAATCGCTCTGGCGGCACGTCCCCCTTGCGGTGTCCCTGCTCAGCCTGATCCTGTTGACGATCGCCCTGGCCACGCCCACCCATGACATGCGCATCCCGCGCAACCGCGCGGTCATCATGCTGGTCATCGACATGTCGCAGTCCATGCGGGCCACCGACGTCGAACCCAACCGGCTCAAGGCGGCCGAGCAGGCGGCCAGCCAGTTCGCCGGTCAGCTGACCCCCGGCATCAACCTCGGGCTGGTGGGGTTCGCCGGGACGCCCTACCTGCTGGTGCCGCCGACGCCGCAGCACCAGGCCACCATCGACGCGCTGAAGAAGCTGGACTTCGCCGACAGCACCGCGACCGGTGAGGCGATCTTCACCGCGCTGCACGCGATCGGGGCCTCGGCCATCACCGGCGGCGACCATCCCCCGCCGGCCCGCATCGTGCTGCTCTCCGACGGCGGCGAGAACCGGCCGTCGGACCCCAACGACCCCCACGACGGCGCCTACACCGCGGCGCGGCTGGCCAAGGACCAGGGTGTGCCGATCTCGACGATCTCGTTCGGCACGAAGACCGGCGAGATCGAGATGGACCGGCAGCGGATCGCGGTCCCGGTGTCGACGGACCAGATGAAGACGATCGCCCGGCTGTCCGGCGGCCAGGCCTACACCGCCACCAACCTCAGTGAGCTGGAGAAGGACTACGACGCCATCGAGCGTGAGATCGGCTACCGGATCGTGCCGGGCCCCGGCAGTGCGGGGTGGCTGCGCCTGGGGGTGATCGCCGCGCTGATCGCCGCGGCGCTAGGGCTGCTGATCAACCGGCGGCTGCCGGTCTGA